A single window of Vigna unguiculata cultivar IT97K-499-35 chromosome 1, ASM411807v1, whole genome shotgun sequence DNA harbors:
- the LOC114192585 gene encoding stomatal closure-related actin-binding protein 3-like isoform X1, giving the protein MMQLAKNKLISSRWEGRQMSQTTIFLMTKISPEVEIKMPMEAFPPVSADVSFIYDSFPKYKLGADNQILEEPVEENQGPSLKDVIEQEASNLSDQHKRISVRDLASKFDKNLAAAAKLSNEAKLRDVASLEGHVLLKKLRDALESLRGRFAGRNKEDVEKAISMVEALAVKLTQNEGELIQEKFEVKKLVNFLKQASEDAKKLVNQEKSFACAEIESARSVVLRIGEALEEQEKASQASKPQDVDGLIEEVQEARRIKLLHQPSKVMAMEYELRALRDQIREKSIFSIKLQKELTMSKRDEENKSRLYMLNGSEALGSYLQVQPCSDEVPHVSKCSIQWYRLSSEGSWREVISGAIKSIYAPDPSDVGRILQIDIVSNGKKLTLTTNPVQPVSGLGSHVESLLRKSNADFNVVISQMNGKDHSSHSTHSFNVGRMRIKLCRGWITKAREIYSPSMQLCGVRSDVSNAAKALFWQARKGLSFVLTFESERERNVAIMLARKYALDCNVVLAGPDDLV; this is encoded by the exons ATGATGCAGTTAGCGAAAAACAAATTGATTTCAAGTCGTTGGGAGGGGAGACAAATGAGTCAG ACTACAATTTTCCTCATGACAAAGATAAGTCCGGAAGTTGAAATCAAGATGCCAATGGAGGCATTTCCGCCAGTTTCAGCTGACGTGAGCTTTATTTATGATAGTTTTCCAAAGTACAAACTGGGAGCTGATAATCAAATTCTGGAAGAGCCAGTTGAGGAAAACCAAGGTCCTTCATTGAAGGATGTTATTGAACAAGAAGCTTCCAATTTGTCAGACCAACACAAGCGGATCTCAGTTCGTGACCTTGCCAGTAAATTTGACAAGAACTTGGCTGCAGCTGCTAAGTTGTCCAATGAG GCAAAACTGAGAGACGTTGCATCTTTGGAGGGGCATGTTCTTTTGAAAAAACTCAGAGATGCACTAGAATCTTTAAGAGGTCGTTTTGCAGGAAGAAACAAAGAGGATGTGGAGAAAGCTATATCTATg GTGGAAGCTTTAGCCGTTAAGTTGACTCAAAATGAAGGAGAATTGATCCAAGAGAAGTTTGAAGTGAAGAAGCTAGTAAACTTTCTCAAACAG GCTTCTGAAGATGCTAAGAAGTTAGTTAATCAAGAGAAATCTTTTGCTTGTGCCGAAATCGAAAGCGCAAGGTCAGTGGTGCTCAGAATTGGGGAAGCTCTTGAAGAACAAGAAAAGGCATCGCAAGCTTCTAAACCACAG GACGTGGATGGACTAATAGAAGAGGTTCAAGAGGCTAGAAGAATCAAACTGTTACATCAGCCAAGCAAG GTGATGGCCATGGAATATGAATTACGTGCTCTTAGGGACCAAATTCGAGAGAAatctatattttcaattaaGCTTCAGAAAGAG CTAACCATGAGCAAGAGGGACGAGGAAAATAAATCTCGCTTATACATGTTAAATGGTTCTGAAGCTTTGGGTTCATATCTTCAAGTCCAGCCTTGCTCAGATGAAGTGCCACATGTTTCTAAATGTTCGATTCAGTGGTATCGCTTGTCATCTGAAGGCAGCTGGAGGGAAGTTATTTCAG GTGCCATCAAATCAATATATGCTCCTGACCCCTCTGATGTAGGAAGAATCTTACAAATAGATATTGTCTCCAATGGGAAAAAACTTACCCTTACAACTAATCCCGTTCAACCTG TTTCAGGACTCGGAAGCCATGTAGAGTCACTTCTACGAAAATCTAATGCTGATTTTAAT GTAGTTATTTCTCAAATGAATGGAAAAGATCACTCATCTCATTCTACTCATTCATTTAATGTGGGGAGGATGAGGATAAAACTATGCAGAGGTTGGATTACAAAAGCTAGAGAGATTTACTCCCCATCAATGCAG CTATGTGGAGTTAGAAGTGATGTCAGTAATGCAGCAAAGGCATTGTTTTGGCAAGCTAGAAAAGGTCTCTCATTTGTATTAACCTTTGAatcagagagagaaagaaatgtaGCCATCATGCTTGCCAGGAAATATGCTCTTGATTGCAAT GTGGTGCTTGCTGGGCCAGATGATCTAGTTTAG
- the LOC114192585 gene encoding stomatal closure-related actin-binding protein 3-like isoform X2 — translation MTKISPEVEIKMPMEAFPPVSADVSFIYDSFPKYKLGADNQILEEPVEENQGPSLKDVIEQEASNLSDQHKRISVRDLASKFDKNLAAAAKLSNEAKLRDVASLEGHVLLKKLRDALESLRGRFAGRNKEDVEKAISMVEALAVKLTQNEGELIQEKFEVKKLVNFLKQASEDAKKLVNQEKSFACAEIESARSVVLRIGEALEEQEKASQASKPQDVDGLIEEVQEARRIKLLHQPSKVMAMEYELRALRDQIREKSIFSIKLQKELTMSKRDEENKSRLYMLNGSEALGSYLQVQPCSDEVPHVSKCSIQWYRLSSEGSWREVISGAIKSIYAPDPSDVGRILQIDIVSNGKKLTLTTNPVQPVSGLGSHVESLLRKSNADFNVVISQMNGKDHSSHSTHSFNVGRMRIKLCRGWITKAREIYSPSMQLCGVRSDVSNAAKALFWQARKGLSFVLTFESERERNVAIMLARKYALDCNVVLAGPDDLV, via the exons ATGACAAAGATAAGTCCGGAAGTTGAAATCAAGATGCCAATGGAGGCATTTCCGCCAGTTTCAGCTGACGTGAGCTTTATTTATGATAGTTTTCCAAAGTACAAACTGGGAGCTGATAATCAAATTCTGGAAGAGCCAGTTGAGGAAAACCAAGGTCCTTCATTGAAGGATGTTATTGAACAAGAAGCTTCCAATTTGTCAGACCAACACAAGCGGATCTCAGTTCGTGACCTTGCCAGTAAATTTGACAAGAACTTGGCTGCAGCTGCTAAGTTGTCCAATGAG GCAAAACTGAGAGACGTTGCATCTTTGGAGGGGCATGTTCTTTTGAAAAAACTCAGAGATGCACTAGAATCTTTAAGAGGTCGTTTTGCAGGAAGAAACAAAGAGGATGTGGAGAAAGCTATATCTATg GTGGAAGCTTTAGCCGTTAAGTTGACTCAAAATGAAGGAGAATTGATCCAAGAGAAGTTTGAAGTGAAGAAGCTAGTAAACTTTCTCAAACAG GCTTCTGAAGATGCTAAGAAGTTAGTTAATCAAGAGAAATCTTTTGCTTGTGCCGAAATCGAAAGCGCAAGGTCAGTGGTGCTCAGAATTGGGGAAGCTCTTGAAGAACAAGAAAAGGCATCGCAAGCTTCTAAACCACAG GACGTGGATGGACTAATAGAAGAGGTTCAAGAGGCTAGAAGAATCAAACTGTTACATCAGCCAAGCAAG GTGATGGCCATGGAATATGAATTACGTGCTCTTAGGGACCAAATTCGAGAGAAatctatattttcaattaaGCTTCAGAAAGAG CTAACCATGAGCAAGAGGGACGAGGAAAATAAATCTCGCTTATACATGTTAAATGGTTCTGAAGCTTTGGGTTCATATCTTCAAGTCCAGCCTTGCTCAGATGAAGTGCCACATGTTTCTAAATGTTCGATTCAGTGGTATCGCTTGTCATCTGAAGGCAGCTGGAGGGAAGTTATTTCAG GTGCCATCAAATCAATATATGCTCCTGACCCCTCTGATGTAGGAAGAATCTTACAAATAGATATTGTCTCCAATGGGAAAAAACTTACCCTTACAACTAATCCCGTTCAACCTG TTTCAGGACTCGGAAGCCATGTAGAGTCACTTCTACGAAAATCTAATGCTGATTTTAAT GTAGTTATTTCTCAAATGAATGGAAAAGATCACTCATCTCATTCTACTCATTCATTTAATGTGGGGAGGATGAGGATAAAACTATGCAGAGGTTGGATTACAAAAGCTAGAGAGATTTACTCCCCATCAATGCAG CTATGTGGAGTTAGAAGTGATGTCAGTAATGCAGCAAAGGCATTGTTTTGGCAAGCTAGAAAAGGTCTCTCATTTGTATTAACCTTTGAatcagagagagaaagaaatgtaGCCATCATGCTTGCCAGGAAATATGCTCTTGATTGCAAT GTGGTGCTTGCTGGGCCAGATGATCTAGTTTAG
- the LOC114175691 gene encoding G2/mitotic-specific cyclin S13-7-like, with the protein MASRAIVQQQAARGEAVIGGGKQQKKNGVADGKNRKALGDIGNLANVRGVVEVKPHRPITRSFGAQLLANAQAAAVVENNKRQACANVAGPAPIAVTKKVPKPVQKKVTVKPKPEEVIVIDEDSIDKEVQKDKKKEGDCKSKKNSQAFTSVLTARSKAACGITNKPKENIIDIDASDVDNELAAVEYIDDIYKFYKLVEHESRPHDYIHLQPEINEKMRAILVDWLIDVHSKFELSPETLYLTINIIDRFLAVKTVPRRELQLVGISAMLMASKYEEIWPPEVNDFVHLSDRAYTHEQILVMEKLILGKLEWTLTVPTPFVFLVRFIKASVPDQELENMTHFLSELGMMNYATLMYCPSMLAASAVFAARCTLNKTPFWNETLKLHTGYSQEQLMDCAKLLTSLHSCAGNEKLKVVYRKYSDPLKGAVAVLPPARYLLPEGSASQ; encoded by the exons ATGGCGTCAAGAGCAATAGTTCAACAACAAGCAGCCAGAG GTGAAGCAGTAATCGGGGGAGGAAAACAGCAGAAGAAGAACGGTGTAGCGGATGGAAAGAATCGCAAGGCGTTGGGTGATATTGGGAATCTGGCCAATGTAAGAGGAGTCGTTGAAGTCAAGCCTCATCGCCCCATCACTAG GAGTTTTGGTGCCCAGCTACTTGCCAATGCACAAGCCGCAGCAGTTGTCGAGAATAACAAG AGACAAGCCTGCGCTAATGTGGCTGGTCCTGCTCCTATTGCTGTGACCAAGAAAGTCCCCAAGCCGGTTCAGAAGAAAGTTACTGTAAAACCAAAGCCTGAGGAAGTCATTGTCATTGATGAAGATAGTATAGACAAGGAGGTTCAGAAAGACAAGAAAAAGGAAGGAGATTGCAAGTCCAAGAAGAATTCACAAGCTTTTACATCAGTTCTCACGGCTAGAAGCAAG GCAGCATGTGGCATAACCAACAAACCAAAGGAGAACATTATAGACATCGATGCCAGTGATGTTGACAATGAACTTGCTGCTGTGGAGTACATTGATGACATTTACAAGTTCTACAAACTTGTTGAG CACGAAAGCCGCCCCCATGATTACATACACTTACAACCTGAGATAAATGAGAAGATGAGAGCTATTCTGGTTGATTGGCTGATTGATGTCCACAGCAAGTTTGAACTTTCGCCCGAGACCCTTTACCTGACCATCAATATTATCGATCGGTTCCTAGCAGTTAAGACTGTTCCAAGGAGGGAGCTGCAATTGGTAGGCATCAGTGCCATGCTCATGGCATCCAAGTATGAAGAAATCTGGCCACCAGag GTTAATGACTTTGTCCACCTCTCAGACAGGGCTTACACTCATGAACAGATACTTGTTATGGAGAAACTTATACTGGGAAAGTTGGAATGGACTTTGACTGTTCCCACACCCTTTGTTTTTCTGGTGCGTTTTATCAAGGCATCAGTCCCAGATCAGGAG TTGGAAAACATGACCCATTTTCTGTCTGAGTTGGGAATGATGAATTACGCGACCTTAATGTATTGCCCATCAATGCTTGCTGCCTCAGCAGTGTTTGCAGCTAGATGCACTCTGAATAAGACTCCCTTTTGGAATGAGACACTTAAGTTGCACACTGGTTACTCACAAGAACAACTTAT GGATTGTGCTAAACTATTGACGAGCTTGCACTCCTGTGCTGGAAATGAAAAGCTCAAGGTTGTGTACAGAAAGTATTCTGATCCTCTGAAGGGAGCTGTTGCTGTGCTCCCACCAGCTAGATATCTTCTGCCTGAAGGTTCTGCCTCCCAATAA
- the LOC114181180 gene encoding G2/mitotic-specific cyclin S13-7-like isoform X1 has product MQSYVSFSNEWPFFQSIGEAVKGRKQQCAAKGRSRKVLGDIGNLANVEEVEVKPNRPITRSFGALLLAKAQAAAAAATDKNNKKRVSANVAGPPPVSNAVAATKRVVQKRGQKKGTVKPKPEKAIDKEAIPDKEIQKDKTGEGDDNSKKNSHAFTSVLTARSKAASGITDKPKEHIIDIDADDVDNELAAVEYIDDLYRFYKLVENENRPHDYIESQPEINERSRAILVNWLIEVNTKFGLSLETLYLTINIIDRFLSVKSIPRSEELQLVGISAMLMASKYEEIWAPEVASLVCLTTFTPEQILLMEKTILYQLEWTLTVPTPLVFLVRFIKATVPDQEMENMTHFLSELGLVNYATIMYCPSMISASAVFAARCTLNKTPLWNETLKLHTGYSQEQLMECARLLVSFHSMVGDEEELKVVHRKYSDPQKGAVAMLPPAKNLLPEPHRVNETEEAGKKTPLVFS; this is encoded by the exons ATGCAAAGCTACGTAAGTTTTTCGAATGAGTGGCCTTTTTTTCAATCCATAGGTGAAGCAGTAAAAGGACGGAAACAGCAGTGTGCTGCGAAAGGAAGGAGCCGCAAGGTGTTAGGTGATATTGGGAATTTGGCCAATGTAGAAGAAGTTGAAGTCAAACCTAATCGCCCCATAACAag GAGTTTTGGAGCTCTGCTACTTGCCAAGGCAcaagcagcagcagcagcagctaCTGATAAGAATAACAAG AAACGGGTTTCTGCCAATGTGGCTGGACCTCCACCTGTTTCTAATGCAGTTGCAGCGACCAAAAGAGTGGTCCAAAAACGGGGTCAGAAAAAAGGCACTGTGAAACCAAAACCTGAGAAAGCCATCGACAAGGAAGCTATCCCAGATAAGGAGATTCAGAAAGACAAGACAGGGGAAGGAGATGACAACTCTAAGAAGAATTCACACGCTTTTACTTCAGTGCTCACAGCTCGAAGCAAG GCAGCAAGCGGCATAACTGACAAACCGAAGGAGCACATTATTGACATTGATGCTGATGATGTTGACAATGAGCTTGCTGCTGTGGAGTATATTGATGACCTTTACAGGTTCTATAAGCTTGTTGAG AATGAGAACCGCCCTCATGACTACATAGAGTCACAACCTGAGATAAATGAGAGGTCGAGAGCTATACTAGTTAATTGGCTGATCGAAGTCAACACCAAATTTGGCCTTTCACTTGAGACCCTTTACTTGACAATCAATATCATTGATCGATTCCTATCAGTTAAGAGTATTCCAAGGAGTGAGGAACTGCAATTGGTTGGCATCAGTGCCATGCTGATGGCATCCAAGTATGAAGAAATCTGGGCCCCTGAG GTTGCAAGTCTTGTCTGCCTTACAACTTTCACTCCTGAACAGATACTGCTGATGGAGAAAACCATACTATATCAGCTGGAATGGACTTTGACTGTGCCAACACCTCTTGTTTTCCTGGTTCGTTTTATCAAGGCAACAGTCCCAGATCAGGAg ATGGAAAACATGACTCATTTTCTGTCTGAGTTGGGATTGGTGAACTATGCCACCATAATGTATTGCCCATCAATGATTTCTGCCTCAGCAGTATTTGCAGCTAGATGCACTCTGAATAAGACTCCCCTTTGGAATGAGACACTTAAGTTGCACACTGGTTACTCACAAGAACAACTTAT GGAATGTGCTAGATTATTGGTGAGCTTCCACTCCATGGTTGGGGATGAAGAAGAGCTGAAGGTAGTGCACAGAAAGTATTCTGATCCTCAGAAAGGAGCTGTCGCTATGCTCCCACCAGCTAAAAATCTTCTCCCTGAACCACACAGAGTTAACGAAACTGAAGAAGCAGGCAAAAAAACTCCCTTAGTTTTTTCATAA
- the LOC114181180 gene encoding G2/mitotic-specific cyclin S13-7-like isoform X2: MASRTTVKQQGACEAVKGRKQQCAAKGRSRKVLGDIGNLANVEEVEVKPNRPITRSFGALLLAKAQAAAAAATDKNNKKRVSANVAGPPPVSNAVAATKRVVQKRGQKKGTVKPKPEKAIDKEAIPDKEIQKDKTGEGDDNSKKNSHAFTSVLTARSKAASGITDKPKEHIIDIDADDVDNELAAVEYIDDLYRFYKLVENENRPHDYIESQPEINERSRAILVNWLIEVNTKFGLSLETLYLTINIIDRFLSVKSIPRSEELQLVGISAMLMASKYEEIWAPEVASLVCLTTFTPEQILLMEKTILYQLEWTLTVPTPLVFLVRFIKATVPDQEMENMTHFLSELGLVNYATIMYCPSMISASAVFAARCTLNKTPLWNETLKLHTGYSQEQLMECARLLVSFHSMVGDEEELKVVHRKYSDPQKGAVAMLPPAKNLLPEPHRVNETEEAGKKTPLVFS, encoded by the exons ATGGCATCAAGAACCACCGTAAAACAACAGGGCGCAT GTGAAGCAGTAAAAGGACGGAAACAGCAGTGTGCTGCGAAAGGAAGGAGCCGCAAGGTGTTAGGTGATATTGGGAATTTGGCCAATGTAGAAGAAGTTGAAGTCAAACCTAATCGCCCCATAACAag GAGTTTTGGAGCTCTGCTACTTGCCAAGGCAcaagcagcagcagcagcagctaCTGATAAGAATAACAAG AAACGGGTTTCTGCCAATGTGGCTGGACCTCCACCTGTTTCTAATGCAGTTGCAGCGACCAAAAGAGTGGTCCAAAAACGGGGTCAGAAAAAAGGCACTGTGAAACCAAAACCTGAGAAAGCCATCGACAAGGAAGCTATCCCAGATAAGGAGATTCAGAAAGACAAGACAGGGGAAGGAGATGACAACTCTAAGAAGAATTCACACGCTTTTACTTCAGTGCTCACAGCTCGAAGCAAG GCAGCAAGCGGCATAACTGACAAACCGAAGGAGCACATTATTGACATTGATGCTGATGATGTTGACAATGAGCTTGCTGCTGTGGAGTATATTGATGACCTTTACAGGTTCTATAAGCTTGTTGAG AATGAGAACCGCCCTCATGACTACATAGAGTCACAACCTGAGATAAATGAGAGGTCGAGAGCTATACTAGTTAATTGGCTGATCGAAGTCAACACCAAATTTGGCCTTTCACTTGAGACCCTTTACTTGACAATCAATATCATTGATCGATTCCTATCAGTTAAGAGTATTCCAAGGAGTGAGGAACTGCAATTGGTTGGCATCAGTGCCATGCTGATGGCATCCAAGTATGAAGAAATCTGGGCCCCTGAG GTTGCAAGTCTTGTCTGCCTTACAACTTTCACTCCTGAACAGATACTGCTGATGGAGAAAACCATACTATATCAGCTGGAATGGACTTTGACTGTGCCAACACCTCTTGTTTTCCTGGTTCGTTTTATCAAGGCAACAGTCCCAGATCAGGAg ATGGAAAACATGACTCATTTTCTGTCTGAGTTGGGATTGGTGAACTATGCCACCATAATGTATTGCCCATCAATGATTTCTGCCTCAGCAGTATTTGCAGCTAGATGCACTCTGAATAAGACTCCCCTTTGGAATGAGACACTTAAGTTGCACACTGGTTACTCACAAGAACAACTTAT GGAATGTGCTAGATTATTGGTGAGCTTCCACTCCATGGTTGGGGATGAAGAAGAGCTGAAGGTAGTGCACAGAAAGTATTCTGATCCTCAGAAAGGAGCTGTCGCTATGCTCCCACCAGCTAAAAATCTTCTCCCTGAACCACACAGAGTTAACGAAACTGAAGAAGCAGGCAAAAAAACTCCCTTAGTTTTTTCATAA